From a single Dendropsophus ebraccatus isolate aDenEbr1 chromosome 8, aDenEbr1.pat, whole genome shotgun sequence genomic region:
- the DMRTB1 gene encoding doublesex- and mab-3-related transcription factor B1, producing MAAISGDGAAVVRPPRILKCSRCRNHGLQVPVRGHAGRCGWKTCNCPKCSLITERRKIRAACKLLKAETEEPPASKKGRGKAWPTERSGNTARSPAQAESAGPSLSPLEHVPTLDYERETLKMHFSRPPMYHYPEFPAVPGFPSGVMPPPTYPSTTPHPVFPFRGVYPYYPFQDGGRGFYPSYYQPTPQSLPQGYLPGLHYIPLTVPMNIRFMPEPRKSLTGLVVPENQYLKIASESSETTARDKST from the exons ATGGCGGCCATATCCGGTGACGGCGCCGCTGTGGTCCGACCCCCTCGGATCCTGAAGTGTTCCCGCTGCCGTAATCACGGGTTACAGGTGCCGGTGCGGGGTCACGCCGGGCGCTGCGGGTGGAAAACGTGCAACTGCCCCAAGTGTTCCCTCATCACCGAGAGACGTAAGATCCGGGCGGCGTGCAAGCTTCTCAAGGCCGAAACCGAGGAGCCGCCCGCCAGCAAGAAGGGACGAGGGAAGGCCTGGCCTACCGAGAGGAGCGGGAACACGGCGCGGAGCCCGGCCCAGGCCGAGTCTGCCG GACCGTCCTTATCCCCCTTAGAACACGTGCCAACCTTGGATTACGAAAGAGAGACCCTAAAGATGCATTTCAGCCGCCCGCCCATGTATCACTACCCAGAGTTCCCAGCTGTCCCAGGATTTCCAAGTGGAGTAATGCCCCCTCCTACATATCCGTCCACCACTCCACATCCTGTTTTTCCATTTAGAGGCGTATACCCATACTACCCA tttcAGGATGGGGGCAGAGGTTTCTACCCAAGCTATTACCAGCCAACACCTCAAAGCTTGCCACAAGGTTATCTGCCCGGCCTACACTACATTCCCCTCACCGTGCCTATGAATATCCGCTTTATGCCAGAACCCAGGAAAAGCTTAACTG GTCTGGTTGTACCAGAAAACCAATACCTCAAGATTGCATCAGAAAGCAGCGAGACAACAGCCAGGGACAAAAGCACCTAA
- the CIMAP2 gene encoding ciliary microtubule-associated protein 2 isoform X3, giving the protein MAGKKFTGAPFGCQTARFDVSSLYPELKKPGTYTQVSYCKRATSDLERRLGPGTYEAAPGDFSPSVLERNASAPGWKRAEETQRLTEMPHLLYREAWERNRLLKQNMGPGRYNAKSFVELMEEKPSSVRGVCNTRDVRFKDQSKYSNPGPGTYGKGGNPYALLEERASKSASWKGVMDSETSKYRTSASIKHNPSEPGQYKIKAFTEELENEQKKKLGKFGKIPQYPKVPGERVLCSSLAHWPRPINSPGPGSYETKPLFASVRTSSAPFLTSAKRFDRKSCRILFGSSNPVGVGRYNIEKPPRGKTATSFRTSFLSKTGRYLSNFERDKVLQERIQKSHTASSAGRLLASAYDSLPPPGSA; this is encoded by the exons ATGGCTGGGAAGAAGTTTACAGGCGCTCCCTTCGGCTGCCAGACTGCCAG GTTTGATGTGTCATCTCTTTATCCTGAATTGAAGAAGCCTGGGACATACACACAAGTGTCATACTGCAAGAGAGCGACCTCCGATCTG GAAAGACGTTTGGGTCCTGGAACGTATGAGGCAGCACCTGGCGACTTCAGTCCATCCGTCCTGGAGAGAAATGCGTCAGCACCTGGATGGAAACGCGCAGAAGAGACACAACGGCTGACGGAAATGCCGCATCTTCTCTACAGAGAGGCCTGGGAGAGGAACCGCCTGCTG aaacaaaacATGGGGCCCGGTCGCTATAATGCAAAGTCATTTGTGGAATTGATGGAGGAGAAGCCGTCGAGTGTCCGAGGAGTGTGCAACACCAGAGACGTGCGATTCAAGGACCAATCAAAG TACAGTAACCCAGGACCTGGAACCTATGGAAAAGGAGGGAACCCTTATGCTTTACTAGAAGAGAGAGCATCAAAGTCTGCAAGCTGGAAAGGCGTCATGGATAGCGAGACGAGTAAATATCGCACCTCGGCCAGCATT AAGCATAACCCGTCAGAGCCCGGACAATATAAAATCAAAGCATTTACCGAAGAATTGGAAAACGAGCAGAAAAAGAAACTTGGAAAGTTCGGGAAAATTCCTCAGTATCCAAAAGTCCCCGGGGAGCGAGTATTGTGCAGCTCATTGGCCCACTGGCCCCGGCCCATT AATTCCCCAGGACCCGGCTCCTATGAAACAAAACCGCTGTTTGCTTCTGTCCGGACGTCATCGGCCCCCTTCCTGACGTCCGCCAAGAGATTTGACAGAAAATCCTGCAGGATCCTTTTCGGAAGCTCT AATCCAGTTGGCGTTGGACGATATAATATAGAGAAACCACCACGTGGCAAAACAGCAACTTCCTTCCGGACATCATTTCTTTCTAAAACCGGGCGCTACTTATCAAACTTTGAAAGAGACAAagttttaca
- the CIMAP2 gene encoding ciliary microtubule-associated protein 2 isoform X2: protein MAGKKFTGAPFGCQTARFDVSSLYPELKKPGTYTQVSYCKRATSDLERRLGPGTYEAAPGDFSPSVLERNASAPGWKRAEETQRLTEMPHLLYREAWERNRLLYSNPGPGTYGKGGNPYALLEERASKSASWKGVMDSETSKYRTSASIGSDLGPGTYNIKASTEEILQHSVGKRGAYDLFTGLRSEPIPYGYFATPKHNPSEPGQYKIKAFTEELENEQKKKLGKFGKIPQYPKVPGERVLCSSLAHWPRPINSPGPGSYETKPLFASVRTSSAPFLTSAKRFDRKSCRILFGSSNPVGVGRYNIEKPPRGKTATSFRTSFLSKTGRYLSNFERDKVLQERIQKSHTASSAGRLLASAYDSLPPPGSA from the exons ATGGCTGGGAAGAAGTTTACAGGCGCTCCCTTCGGCTGCCAGACTGCCAG GTTTGATGTGTCATCTCTTTATCCTGAATTGAAGAAGCCTGGGACATACACACAAGTGTCATACTGCAAGAGAGCGACCTCCGATCTG GAAAGACGTTTGGGTCCTGGAACGTATGAGGCAGCACCTGGCGACTTCAGTCCATCCGTCCTGGAGAGAAATGCGTCAGCACCTGGATGGAAACGCGCAGAAGAGACACAACGGCTGACGGAAATGCCGCATCTTCTCTACAGAGAGGCCTGGGAGAGGAACCGCCTGCTG TACAGTAACCCAGGACCTGGAACCTATGGAAAAGGAGGGAACCCTTATGCTTTACTAGAAGAGAGAGCATCAAAGTCTGCAAGCTGGAAAGGCGTCATGGATAGCGAGACGAGTAAATATCGCACCTCGGCCAGCATT GGATCCGACCTTGGACCAGGAACTTACAACATTAAGGCCTCCACAGAGGAAATCTTACAGCATAGTGTGGGTAAAAGAGGAGCGTACGACCTGTTCACTGGGTTACGCTCAGAGCCCATCCCATATGGATACTTTGCTACACCT AAGCATAACCCGTCAGAGCCCGGACAATATAAAATCAAAGCATTTACCGAAGAATTGGAAAACGAGCAGAAAAAGAAACTTGGAAAGTTCGGGAAAATTCCTCAGTATCCAAAAGTCCCCGGGGAGCGAGTATTGTGCAGCTCATTGGCCCACTGGCCCCGGCCCATT AATTCCCCAGGACCCGGCTCCTATGAAACAAAACCGCTGTTTGCTTCTGTCCGGACGTCATCGGCCCCCTTCCTGACGTCCGCCAAGAGATTTGACAGAAAATCCTGCAGGATCCTTTTCGGAAGCTCT AATCCAGTTGGCGTTGGACGATATAATATAGAGAAACCACCACGTGGCAAAACAGCAACTTCCTTCCGGACATCATTTCTTTCTAAAACCGGGCGCTACTTATCAAACTTTGAAAGAGACAAagttttaca
- the CIMAP2 gene encoding ciliary microtubule-associated protein 2 isoform X1, giving the protein MAGKKFTGAPFGCQTARFDVSSLYPELKKPGTYTQVSYCKRATSDLERRLGPGTYEAAPGDFSPSVLERNASAPGWKRAEETQRLTEMPHLLYREAWERNRLLKQNMGPGRYNAKSFVELMEEKPSSVRGVCNTRDVRFKDQSKYSNPGPGTYGKGGNPYALLEERASKSASWKGVMDSETSKYRTSASIGSDLGPGTYNIKASTEEILQHSVGKRGAYDLFTGLRSEPIPYGYFATPKHNPSEPGQYKIKAFTEELENEQKKKLGKFGKIPQYPKVPGERVLCSSLAHWPRPINSPGPGSYETKPLFASVRTSSAPFLTSAKRFDRKSCRILFGSSNPVGVGRYNIEKPPRGKTATSFRTSFLSKTGRYLSNFERDKVLQERIQKSHTASSAGRLLASAYDSLPPPGSA; this is encoded by the exons ATGGCTGGGAAGAAGTTTACAGGCGCTCCCTTCGGCTGCCAGACTGCCAG GTTTGATGTGTCATCTCTTTATCCTGAATTGAAGAAGCCTGGGACATACACACAAGTGTCATACTGCAAGAGAGCGACCTCCGATCTG GAAAGACGTTTGGGTCCTGGAACGTATGAGGCAGCACCTGGCGACTTCAGTCCATCCGTCCTGGAGAGAAATGCGTCAGCACCTGGATGGAAACGCGCAGAAGAGACACAACGGCTGACGGAAATGCCGCATCTTCTCTACAGAGAGGCCTGGGAGAGGAACCGCCTGCTG aaacaaaacATGGGGCCCGGTCGCTATAATGCAAAGTCATTTGTGGAATTGATGGAGGAGAAGCCGTCGAGTGTCCGAGGAGTGTGCAACACCAGAGACGTGCGATTCAAGGACCAATCAAAG TACAGTAACCCAGGACCTGGAACCTATGGAAAAGGAGGGAACCCTTATGCTTTACTAGAAGAGAGAGCATCAAAGTCTGCAAGCTGGAAAGGCGTCATGGATAGCGAGACGAGTAAATATCGCACCTCGGCCAGCATT GGATCCGACCTTGGACCAGGAACTTACAACATTAAGGCCTCCACAGAGGAAATCTTACAGCATAGTGTGGGTAAAAGAGGAGCGTACGACCTGTTCACTGGGTTACGCTCAGAGCCCATCCCATATGGATACTTTGCTACACCT AAGCATAACCCGTCAGAGCCCGGACAATATAAAATCAAAGCATTTACCGAAGAATTGGAAAACGAGCAGAAAAAGAAACTTGGAAAGTTCGGGAAAATTCCTCAGTATCCAAAAGTCCCCGGGGAGCGAGTATTGTGCAGCTCATTGGCCCACTGGCCCCGGCCCATT AATTCCCCAGGACCCGGCTCCTATGAAACAAAACCGCTGTTTGCTTCTGTCCGGACGTCATCGGCCCCCTTCCTGACGTCCGCCAAGAGATTTGACAGAAAATCCTGCAGGATCCTTTTCGGAAGCTCT AATCCAGTTGGCGTTGGACGATATAATATAGAGAAACCACCACGTGGCAAAACAGCAACTTCCTTCCGGACATCATTTCTTTCTAAAACCGGGCGCTACTTATCAAACTTTGAAAGAGACAAagttttaca